The Syngnathus scovelli strain Florida chromosome 17, RoL_Ssco_1.2, whole genome shotgun sequence sequence ATTTCTCTTCACTCACACTAAACGTGAACCTAAAATAATCAAAGTTTGATGGAGCAAGTCtactaaaatgtcattttattcCACTTTTATCATCAAACTCATAGGGGGCACTTTAGCTTGTTTGCAGAGTTGGACTCTGGATGTGTGCTCTTCATTTCATGATTGATGTGAGAACGGGCTGAGCATGCTAAATTGTGGGAAGAGACAATCAATCAAGTGAGAAAGGGAACAAAGTTTGCTTCATTTTTGGTGTGTTAGAGGGGACAAAGAAATACATTTATGAAATACAGTAGCCTATTTCTAGTCTttcgaatgttttttttttgtgcatggtGACAGTGATGAAGAATAGATTCCAGTTTGGGGAAGTCTCGCAAGCCCCTGTTGGGAATGCAGTGAAGGACGCTAAGGACGGACGAGGCCTCCTCTGTTGTGATGTGCCAACACATTTGGAGCGTTCTCGTCTTCATCACCACTGGCAACATTTTTACTGGGGAaaaccgctcgctcgctcggataGACCATATTGATTTCTCCCTTTTACTCTCAATGGAAGCCCGGCGTCATTACTCTCAGATAACCTTCCCTCGCCTCAGTCATCCATGCAAGCCAAAAACTATTTGTGATGTGCAATTACGTCGGAAGGCGATAAGGCTCACAATCAACTTAACCTGGGCCCAGATATAAGGGGGTCTTTTGCGTATCTGCTGTGCATCGAGCTTTTTGATCCACATCAGTACTGCTCAGCCCCCCCGCCGGCTGAGATGTTCTTCAAACGCCCCCCCAGAAGATGAACACAAGGGGGCGTCGACTGCCAACTTTGTCAACTTTGCTCTACTTTAATGTTCACTTGGAGCAAGCAGAAGGGAGGCGGTGGTGGtagtggtgggaggggggggactaATGTTATTATCGTGGGCGACCTTGAAAGGGAGGGAGAtgggtgcactttttttttttttacatttgcattTCAAGTAGCAAACGCCTTATTGCATTAGTGGATGGGGAAAGTGCTGCATTAGCCACGTTGCTGTGTGACAATGTGGCTGATGCACACATGCAATGTGGCACCGTGCAGTTGACACGTCAACAGCAAACACTTATGCTCCCATATGTTGACATTAAAAGTTTTTAGAGACCGGGACATAAATCTAAACTACAGTACTGTACATTTTACCGTGCTGTACATTTCCAGATTGTATTTCGCTTGTACACTCAAGTACTTTTATTGACAGGCAGGTCGCGGGCCAAGAAAAAGTTGCACCTGCTGCGCTGTTAGCCCCGCCCACTGCCTTACATGGAGCGCCAAGCCCCCTTGCACGTGCTCGCCTTTTAATTGGTGCGACGCAAGCGATGTATGTAAATAAGCGCTGGAGGCCCCGCCCTCGCACCTGATCTCAGGACTTTAGCGCAACTCTCTGCACTGCACTGCTTGCCTCCAACATGACTCTCCTCCGCTGGACGACTTGAGCAATCAGGATTTCCGTCTTTACAAATACCAAAAACGCCCTTTCTAACGTCTggtttccactttttttttttttttttttttttttacgagtgggaggaaaaaaaaaaagttgtgttgAAAATGCCGCGTTCCTTTCTGGTCAAGAAGCACATCAACTCCGTCAAGAAGCCCAACTACAGCGAGCTGGAGAGTCCAACAGGTGGGGAAAAGTTTTGGTGGGGAACTTTTTCAAAGTGGTGGAAAGTTTTGCTGACTTGACTTGTTCCGTTTTCAGTGCTCATCATGCCGCACTTGTACAAGGGCCATCCGCTGCCCGTCATCCCCCAGCCGGAGTTCCTGAGCCCGGCCGCGTACAGCCCCATCACGGTGTGGACCACCAGCAGCCTTCCGCTCTCTCCGCTGTCCGGATACCCTTCCTCGCTCTCCTCGTCGTCTTCCTCCAAAGACCACAGCGGTTCCGAAAGTCCCCGCAGCGACGACGAGGAGCCCGGCCCGCCGCAGGCAGACGCCGACAAGTTCCAGTGCGTTCAGTGTGCCAAGTCCTATTCCACCTACTCGGGACTCGTCAAGCACAAGCAGCTGCACTGCGACGCGCTGCAGGCCCGCAAGTGCTTCACGTGTAAATACTGCGAGAAGGAGTATGTGAGCTTGGGAGCGCTCAAGATGCACATCAGGACTCACACGTTGCCGTGCGTGTGCAAAATTTGCGGCAAAGCCTTTTCCAGGCCTTGGCTGTTGCAGGGACACATCAGGACACATACCGGTGAGTGAGTTGGCCTCGGGCCTACCGCGGGCGAGAGAGggcaagagagaaagagagaggggggaggggggggatgtCTGATCTGAAGTCATAAAGTGCTCTCTGCTCAGCATACATGATTGCAGCCAGACACAGTCTAAGTTGGGCCCAAAATAGCACAAATTGGGTCAAAAGGGGGCTAAAAAC is a genomic window containing:
- the snai2 gene encoding zinc finger protein SNAI2 → MPRSFLVKKHINSVKKPNYSELESPTVLIMPHLYKGHPLPVIPQPEFLSPAAYSPITVWTTSSLPLSPLSGYPSSLSSSSSSKDHSGSESPRSDDEEPGPPQADADKFQCVQCAKSYSTYSGLVKHKQLHCDALQARKCFTCKYCEKEYVSLGALKMHIRTHTLPCVCKICGKAFSRPWLLQGHIRTHTGEKPFSCPHCKRAFADRSNLRAHLQTHSDVKKYQCKNCSKTFSRMSLLHKHEESACCVAH